The Paenibacillus polymyxa M1 DNA segment TTGTTGACAAATCCTCCCCTGAAGTATGGTTGTTGTGTGCACTTAGCTTCATAGCTTTTGTAATTATGCTTTTTCTCCAGCCTTTTCTCAGACGTCAGTTCAAGAGCGAAGAAAGTTCTACAATCATGAAAAGCCTGCCTGGTCTCTTCACGCTTCTTATAACCCTAGTGTTCTCAATCCTTGGCATATGTTTTCTTTTGAAGGCTTGAAGAATGTAAAAAATCCCCTCTCAATTGCAGTTTACACCGCATTTGGGAGGGGATTTTCATGATTCAATCGGTCATTACGCTTGAATCATTTGACGCAATACGGTTTGCAAAATACCACCGTTGTGGTAGTAGTCGATGTCGACGGTGCTGTCCAGACGGGCAGTGACCGGGAATTCGAACTTGGTGCCATCCTCGCGTTTGGCTACAACCGTAAGTTCTTGACCTGGTTTCACGTCATTGTCAATGCCGAGAATATCGAAGGTTTCGCGACCATTGAGACCCAAGCTGGACCAGCCATAGCCTTCCTGGAATTGCAGCGGCAGTACACCCATGCCGACCAGGTTGCTGCGGTGAATCCGCTCGAAGCTTTCAGCAATGACGGCTTTAACACCTAACAACAGTGTACCTTTGGCCGCCCAGTCACGGGAGCTACCTGTGCCGTATTCCTTGCCGGCAATGACGATCAGGTTCTGATCGGCTGCCTGATATTTCATGGACGCATCATAGATGGACATTTCCTCATCTGTTGGCAAGTACTTGGTTACACCGCCCTCGGTGCCTGGAGCTACATTATTGCGGATACGGATGTTGGCGAATGTACCGCGCATCATGACTTCATGGTTACCGCGACGAGAGCCGTAGGAGTTGAAGTCCTTGCGTTCAACACCATGCTCCTTCAAGTACAGTCCTGCCGGGCTGGAAGGGGCGATGTTGCCTGCTGGCGAGATGTGGTCAGTCGTGACCGAATCATTCAGCAGGGCAAGTACACGGGCATTACGGATTTCCTTGATATCCTGCACACCATCTTGAAGTCCTTCAAAGAACGGCGGATTTTGAATATAAGTTGAGTTTTCATCCCACTCATACAATTCGCCTTCAGGAACCGGAATGGAATTCCATTTCTCGTTGGCTGTAAATACATTTTCGTATTTGCGGCGGAACATATCCGGGCTGAGAGACAGGCTGATCGCTTCTTTGATTTCTTCGGAAGAAGGCCAGATATCTTTCAGGTAGACAGGCTGATTGTCCTGATCGTAACCGAGTGGATCGTTCACCAAATCAATATTTACCGTGCCGGCGAGAGCATAAGCGACTACCAGTGGCGGCGAACCAAGATAGTTGGCTTTGACCTGCGCATGCACACGGCCTTCAAAGTTCCGGTTGCCGGAAATGACTGCACCAACGGTCAGATCATGGTCTGTAATGGCCTGGCTCACTTCGTCAGGAAGTGGACCGGAGTTACCGATACAGGTCGCACAGCCGTAGCCTGCCACATGGAAGCCGAGGGCTTCGAGTGGTTCGATCAGCCCGGCTTTTTGCAGGTATTCCGTTACAACAAGGGAACCTGGTGTCAAGCTTGTTTTAACATAGCCTGGCTTTTTGAGCCCGCGTTGTACTGCCTTTTTGGCGAGCAAGCCCGCGCCTAGCATAACGCTTGGGTTGGAGGTGTTCGTGCAGCTTGTAATCGCTGCAATCACGACTGAGCCAGTGCCCAGCTCGCTGGTGGAGCCGTCTGGATGGGTCAGTGGAACTTTCTGTGCGATCTTTTCATCGCTCAGTCCATAGCCGCCTTTGTCTACCGGGGTACGGATAATGCCTTCGAAGGTTTCTTTCATGCGGCTGAGCTCAACACGGTCCTGCGGACGTTTGGGTCCGGCGAGACTCGGTACAACCGAAGCCAGATCCAGCTCAATCGTATCGCTGAACACAGGGTCTGGGGTATCGGCTGTGCGGAACATGCCTTGAGCTTTGTAATATTCCTCTACGAGGCTGACTTGCTCATCGGAACGTCCGGTGCTGCGCAGGTAAGCCAGCGTTTCGGCATCAACCGGGAAAAAGCCGATCGTTGCGCCGTATTCCGGTGCCATGTTGGCCACAGTCGCACGGTCAGCCAAGCTGATGTTGGCCAGACCTGGGCCGTAAAATTCTACGAATTTCCCGACCACGCCTTTTTTACGCAGCATTTGCGTAACTGTTAGCGCCAGGTCCGTAGCGGTAGCACCTTCTGACAGACTGCCTGTCAGTTTGAAGCCGATCACATCGGGAGTGACAAAATACAACGGCTGCCCCAGCATACCGGCCTCTGCCTCAATCCCGCCGACACCCCAGCCCACAACACCCAGCCCGTTAATCATCGTCGTATGGGAGTCCGTTCCCACGAGGGAATCTGGGAAGACCACGGTTTCGCCGTCGATGGTTTTGGTCGCGGCTACGGAGGCGAGATACTCTAGATTAACCTGATGAACGATACCAGTGGACGGCGGCACCGCACGGAAGTTATTGAATGCCGTTTGCGCCCAGCGCAGAAAACGATACCGTTCTTCGTTGCGTTCAAACTCTACATTAATATTGTAGTCCAGCGCGTCACTGGTACCGAATGCATCAACCATAACCGAGTG contains these protein-coding regions:
- the acnA gene encoding aconitate hydratase AcnA, translating into MSGKDQFSIARSLEVNGKPYRYYSLKALEEQGKSGVAKLPFSIKVLLEAAVRQFDGRAITEEHVQQLTGWAEDRDTNKEIPFIPARIVLQDFTGVPVVVDLAAMRDTVKKAGGDPKQINPLVPVDLVIDHSVMVDAFGTSDALDYNINVEFERNEERYRFLRWAQTAFNNFRAVPPSTGIVHQVNLEYLASVAATKTIDGETVVFPDSLVGTDSHTTMINGLGVVGWGVGGIEAEAGMLGQPLYFVTPDVIGFKLTGSLSEGATATDLALTVTQMLRKKGVVGKFVEFYGPGLANISLADRATVANMAPEYGATIGFFPVDAETLAYLRSTGRSDEQVSLVEEYYKAQGMFRTADTPDPVFSDTIELDLASVVPSLAGPKRPQDRVELSRMKETFEGIIRTPVDKGGYGLSDEKIAQKVPLTHPDGSTSELGTGSVVIAAITSCTNTSNPSVMLGAGLLAKKAVQRGLKKPGYVKTSLTPGSLVVTEYLQKAGLIEPLEALGFHVAGYGCATCIGNSGPLPDEVSQAITDHDLTVGAVISGNRNFEGRVHAQVKANYLGSPPLVVAYALAGTVNIDLVNDPLGYDQDNQPVYLKDIWPSSEEIKEAISLSLSPDMFRRKYENVFTANEKWNSIPVPEGELYEWDENSTYIQNPPFFEGLQDGVQDIKEIRNARVLALLNDSVTTDHISPAGNIAPSSPAGLYLKEHGVERKDFNSYGSRRGNHEVMMRGTFANIRIRNNVAPGTEGGVTKYLPTDEEMSIYDASMKYQAADQNLIVIAGKEYGTGSSRDWAAKGTLLLGVKAVIAESFERIHRSNLVGMGVLPLQFQEGYGWSSLGLNGRETFDILGIDNDVKPGQELTVVAKREDGTKFEFPVTARLDSTVDIDYYHNGGILQTVLRQMIQA
- a CDS encoding DUF1648 domain-containing protein, with product MRSRLNILNLFSILLSIVPFSIYLFIYPTMPRNVAIHYNFNDVADRFVDKSSPEVWLLCALSFIAFVIMLFLQPFLRRQFKSEESSTIMKSLPGLFTLLITLVFSILGICFLLKA